GACATTGAAACCGGTGCGCGCGAAGATCGCGCGATGGTTCTCCCACGAGGGGTCGGAGACCAGGACCGTGGCTCCAGGGGCCAGGGTGGCAATGAAATCGGCCCCGACCTTCAGCGCGCCGGTGCCGCCGAGGCTCTGCACCGTGGCGATGCGCTTCTCCGCGACAGCGGGCGAGCCGGGTCCGAACACCAGCTCCCTGGCCAGTCGCACGTATTCCGGGAACCCGTCGATGCCGAGGTAGACGTGCGGCTTCGCAGCGGCGGCCAGCCGGTCCTCCTCAGCGCGGACGCACTCCATCAGCGGTATCCGTCCCTGATCGTCGAGGTATACGCCAATGCCGAGGTTCACCTTGGAAGTGCGTTCATCTGCCTTGAAGGCCTCTGTCAGACCCAGGATCGGATCGGCAGGAGCCAGTTCGACGTGCTCGAAAACAGACATGTTCAAGGCCTTCCTAACGTTGAGCGTCCCTTAGCCTAGCGTTTCGGGGACCGCAGTTCGCAGCAGCCCGCTGGCTCGCCTAGCCTTGGTCTCGACGGCTTTGCGCAGTGCTTCCGGGGAGCCATAGAGCCAGACCTCCGACTCGGCCCTGGTCACCGCCGTGTACAGCAGTTCTCGTGTCAGCAGCGGGGACCCGGCTGGGGGCAGGATGACGCTGACCTGCTCGAACTGGCTGCCCTGCGATTTGTGGATGGTCATGGCGTGCAGCTCCTGCGTGGCGTCGAGGAGCAGCGGATTCAGTAGTTCCGCATGCCCGCCACGATCCACAGCCGCCAGCAGCTGCCCGCCGGTCTTGACGATCACCGCCACGTCACCGTTGCTGACCACATCCGAGTTGCGGGTGACGATCAGAGGCTGTCCCGGATAGGCACCCACCTCGAGGGCATACCCGGGGAACCGTCCTGCCAAGTGGTTCCGCACCGCCTGCTGCCAGTGACCGGTGCCGAAAGGGCCTTCGCGGTGCGCGCACAGCAGCCGGTGCTTCTCAAGGGCCCTGACAGCCCCCGCCCCGTCACCCGCCAGGGCTGCATCCAAACCCTGGCGGGCCGCCGTCTCAAGGCTGGTGGCGAGTGCGGGCAGGTCACGCAGGGACTCCACGCCCGTGAACGGAATCAGCGTGCATGTCTCCGACTGCTCCAGGAGCGCCAGGCAGGCATCGGCGTCGCCGTCGCGGATGGAATCTGCCAGCTGCGCCACATCACCGAGGTTGCGGTGGCTGCCCCCGAGCTGTACGACAGCTGGCCCGCCGGGGGAGGTGACCAGATCGGGCGCGGCCGAGATATCGGCCAGCACCGCCCCGGCCTCCACCGATGCCAGCTGGTTGGGGTCGCCGATCAGGATCAACCGGGTGGTGTCAGCGACTGCCTCCAGCAGCCACGACATCAGCGTGATCGACACCATGGAGGTCTCGTCCACGATCACCACATCGAGGGGCAGCGGGTTGAGCGCGTCGTGGGTGCGTTCAGCCCGGCCTGGGACCACGCCGATGACCCGGTGCAGCGTCCCCGCGGTCAATGCCGTCCTCTCCGGGTGTTGGAGTCTGTCCCGCACCGCGGTCTCCAGGCGGGCGGCCGCTTTGCCGGTGGGGGCGGTCAGGGCGACGGTGACAGGACCCTGGGCCGTCAAAGTGTCGATGATCCGGGAGACCACCGTCGTCTTTCCCGACCCGGGCCCGCCGGTGATGACGCTGGTGCGGGCCCGGGTGGCAGCCGCCACCGCAGCGTCCTGGGTAGGGTCCGGTGTCATGCCGGGAGGTGAGGTCAGCTGACCGGGGGAGGGCAGGTCAGGCAGCGCGCTGCGGTGTTTGAGCTGGGCCATCAGGCTCTGCTCCTCCGCGAAGAACCTGTCAAGGTAGAGCAGGTCGTTGACCAGGCGAAACGGGCGTGGCCCGGCATCCGGCCCTGCGACCGCAGGTGAGGCCGACACTGTTGCCGCCCAGGCGTCGGGCTCAGGCCAGGGGAGTTCGATGGGTTCCGCCGCCGAGCCGTCGTCAGCCTCACTGGGGACGATCAGCTCCGGTGCTGCCGCCAGGTCCAGGCACACCGACCCTAGGCGCAGCTCCCGTACCGTCAGGGCGAGAGCCAGCAGCACCTGTTCATCGTGTTCCCCGCAATAGGCAGCCATCCTGCGGGCCAGGTGGAAATCTGCCACGTGGATCATCCCGGCCTCGGCGAAGGTTCTCAACAGTCCCGTCGCGGCGACTGGGACCTCAGGTCTCGTCATGACATCCTCCCAGCAGCTCAGAGACCTCCACCACGAGCGTGGCCGGGGGGAACCACTCGAAGACGCCGCAGCGCCCGCCCCCCACGACCGGTGTGCGAGGCCCAGCCATGCCCCGCACGAACAGGTAACCCACCCCACCCAGATGCTGCTCGGGGCAGTAGCCGGGCAGCCGCCAGGCCAAGAAACGGTGCAGGGCCGCGCAGTACAGCAGCGCCTGGAGCGGGTAGTGGGCCTGCATCATCGCCTCCGCCATGGCGGGAGGCGAGTAGTGTTCGGCGGCCAGGTCCTGGCCGGGAGGGGTGGGAAGCCGGTTGGTCTTGTAGTCCACCACCGTGAACCTTCCCGTCGGCAGTTTCAGCACCGCGTCGATGGAACCGGTCAGGAAGCCCTTCAACGTCGCCTGGGCGGCTTCGGTACGGACAAGCCGCTCCGGATAGGCGGCCAGCGGGTCGGAGGCGGGCAGGTGCTGGGACAGCGCATGCGCCAAATCCGCGACGAGCGATGCCCTGCCACGATCTCCCAGTGGCAGGTCGAAGTCCAGTTCCGCCAGCCGGTCCCTGACCGGCAGGTCCGCCAGGGCCTCCTCGCAGAGTCCGCCCAGGGGAGTGGTCACCACCAGTTTCAGCGCCTCAGCAAGCTGCTGCGCCTGCTCTGTGTCCAGCCCGAACAGCGGAGCCCTCGACTCGGTCACCTGGGACAGATGCTCTAGATGGTTCCAATCCGCCTGCTCCAAGACCTCATGCACGAGTGTCCCGAAGCGGGCGCCTGCGGGCAGATCGTTCATGGGTGAGGCGGTGACAGGTCCCGTGTCCGCTTCCAGTGCCAGATCCAGCTCCTCAGGCTCATCCAGGGCCTGCTCGTGGAGGCCCGCGGTGAGTCCGGAATACGAGGTGCGCCGCCACTGCTGGTCGATGTCACGGGTGAAACGGGCGGTGTGAAGGCTTCCGGGCGGGGCCTCGGGCTCCGGGACTGGAAGATCGCTGCCCCAGGGGGTGGCGGTGACCGGTGACAGGTGCACCAGCTCCGGGTCGAAACCGAAAGCAGATGGCAGCCGGGCGTAGTCGGGGTTGAGCTGTGGGACCGAGCGGTCACGGCACAGCAGCGCCGTCAGAGGACCTCCTAAGGCACGCCGGTCCATCACATGCCACGCGATAGCCAAGTGCCTGGCACGGGTGAGCCCCACGTAGAGCAGCCGCAGCTCCTCGGCACGCGCCTGCTGCCTGGCGACCAGGGCCAGCTCGTCCCGGTACCCGGGACGAGCACCCACGTGCAGCACCCGGCGGTGCGCGGCGTCCACATACGGAAAAGCACCACGCAGGTTCACCTCTGTGACACTGACCTGCGGCAGGAGCACTATTGGGAACTCCAGCCCCTTGGCCGAGTGCATGGTGCATACCCGGACCGCTGCCTGGTCCGACGCCAGCCGGGTGGTCAGCTCACCCGCCGGCCTCGCTGCCTGCGTGCTCAACCAGGCCTGGAGGCTGTCGAGGCTGGTGGCCCCCGAGGACGCCAACAGTTCGCCGACCTGGGTGAGGTCGGCCAGGCGGCGTTCCCCATCGCTGAGATGCGCCAGGTGAGGGGCAGCGCCGACCAGTAGCTCGCTGGTCAGTGACACCACGCCGCCTGCCGCGAAACACCTGGCCAGCTCGTGTACGCGCTGCGATGCCTCGGTCTCAGTGCGTTCAGTCAACAGGTCGGTGGCAGGCAGCCCGAGCAGATTCCCCAGAGCCGCTTGAAGGATACGGGCACGGGTCGGCTGTGCGACCGCGGCGAGCACTGCCAGCCAGTCGGCGACCGCAGGCGAGTCGAGGGCAGAGCCAGGACCATGCCAGGTGGCGGGCAGCCCAGCGGCGTGCAGATCAGCTGTCAGCGCCAGGCCGCGGTCACGGGTGCGGGTGAGGACCGCGATGTCCTGCGGGCCGATCCTGCGTTCCCCGTCCTTGCCGCGGATGCGTGCTCCGGCCAGCAGCGACCGCACGTGAGCCACCACGTCCCCGGCGACGGCACGATCCGGGTTGTCAGTGGCTCCGGGGCCGTGGCCGCGTAGCCAGATGCGGGCCGTGGGGGCGTCGGTGAGGACAAGCACCCCATCCTCCGGGCTCCGGATGGAACGCACAGGGGTGACCTGGATGCCGCCGCTGCCCAGGGAAACGTTGCCAAACAGCTCCGCCACCCCGGCCACCACCCCGGGCTCGCTGCGGTGGTTGGTCTCCAGGGTCGCGCGGTGCCGCACCACTTTCGCTGCCTCCAGGTAGGAGCCGAGATCGGCGTTGCGGAAGCCGTAGATCGACTGCTTGGGGTCGCCGATCAGGGTGATCATCGCATCCGCATCCACGAAGGTGCGTCTCAGGATGTCCCACTGGTCCGGGTCGGTGTCCTGGAACTCGTCCACCAGCACGACGGGGAAGCGGCGGCGCAGCTCCGTACGCACCTGCTCGGCGGCCGCGGAGCTGCCCACCAGCTCTCTCAGCCTGCCGGGCAGATCGTCGAAGCTGACCAGCCCTAGCTCACGCCGTCGTCGCGTGAAGCGTTCCCGCACCCGTGCCTGAAAATCCAGCAGCTCCTGGTCCGGCGAGGCCAAAGGAAGGCGCGATGGGGCCGCTGTGGCGGCGACCAGGAGCGCGCGCCGTGCATCCAGCGGGGGAGCAGGCTGGTTGAGGTAACTGGCCAGGTACTCGTCGGTGGCGCATTCCCGCACCAGCGTGGAGACATCGGCCACCACCTGGTCGGCGCTGTCCCAGTCACCCAGCATGCCCAGGCTCTCCAGCTGCCCCTGGCAGAACGAGTGGATGGTGGTGATGGCTGCGGTGCCGAAATCATCCAGGGCTGCGTGTAGCCGCTGCAGGTAGCGCCTGGCGTGGCGGTCTGTGCCCAGGAGTTGCGAGACCGGGTCCGCCGGGGTGGCTTCCCCCGCCAGCATCGACGATAGGTCGGCGGCGACCGAGACGATCCGGGAGTGGACGCGTCCCCGCAACTCCTGGGCGGCGGCATTGCTGAAGGTGATCAGCAGCAGCTGGCCTATGGGCACTCCCGCCTCGGCAATGTGACGGACCGCAAGCCCGGCGATGGTCCAGGTCTTACCCGTCCCGGCGCTGGCCTCCAGTAGCATCGGCCCATCGGGCAGGGGACCGGTGATATCGAAGGGGATCATTGCGCGGCCTCCACGAGAGGGGAGTGCAGGGCCAGTGCCCACCCCCCGAAGGCTCCGAAGCGCTCCGGGCCGGGCGGGTCGCCGTCCTGGGGCGGGTCGGTGAACAGCTCCGAGGCCGGGCCTGCGTAGAAATGCTCCCAGTGTGCGGGACGCCACGCCCAGGGGGAACCCCAGCTGCTGGTCGGCAGGTCCCAGTCCGGCGCGTTGAATCGTCTCTCGCGAGCCGACTCGGCGAGGATCCGCGCCGGTTCCGCGGGGACGGGGATGAGCCTAGAACGGGCCAGATGGGTGCCGCGGACCAGCATTTCCAGGTGTGGGCCAGCATCCTGTGGCGCAGTCAGTGTCACCGATCCCGGGAAGAGGTCACCGTAGTGGCGGCGCAGGTAGTGAATGCGTGCCCGCGTGGCCACCCCGGATGCAGCCAGCGCCAGCAGGTGTACCCACGGCTCGAACAGGGGGCGGGGCAAGTCACTGGGGGACAGCACAACCAGCTCGTCTCCGCGTAGCCGGACGGTGCCTGTCAGCCGCAGCCCTGAGCAGCTCATGTCAATAGCGGCGTCGCGGACCGGGCGGTTCCAGTCGTCCTGGGCCTGCTGCCAGAGCCGCCTGATCAGGTCCACGTCCGCGTCGAGAACTGCTCTGCCCAGGAGACCGGCGGGCAGTAACTCACGCCGTGCCTCGGATCTCGCAGCGGCATCGGGCGGCACGCCGGTGCGCGCAGCAGCCAGCAGCCGGGAGCGGATGCCCCAGGCCTTGAGCCCGCCGGCCTTGAGCGGCAGGTCATCGCTGGTCTCCGGAGGGTTGATCGCCCGGATGCCGAACCGCTCCCGCAGGAATGCGGCTGCGGGATCACGTAGGAAACGCACCACCTCCTCCAGGGTTACCGGCAGGCCATCATCCTTCGCCGGCAACGCGAGAGCTGCCCGCCGCCGTGCTGTGGTGGCGGAGACCGCGCTGCCATGCCGGGACCGCCGCAGGACCTGGGCCATCTCCAGGGCCGCGGTGTCGAAACTCGGGTGGGTGCCGGTGAAATTGCTCTCTGACTGCCTGGTCGGCGGCATTTCCTGGAGCTCTGGGTTTGCCTCCAGCC
The sequence above is drawn from the Arachnia rubra genome and encodes:
- the recD gene encoding exodeoxyribonuclease V subunit alpha; translated protein: MTRPEVPVAATGLLRTFAEAGMIHVADFHLARRMAAYCGEHDEQVLLALALTVRELRLGSVCLDLAAAPELIVPSEADDGSAAEPIELPWPEPDAWAATVSASPAVAGPDAGPRPFRLVNDLLYLDRFFAEEQSLMAQLKHRSALPDLPSPGQLTSPPGMTPDPTQDAAVAAATRARTSVITGGPGSGKTTVVSRIIDTLTAQGPVTVALTAPTGKAAARLETAVRDRLQHPERTALTAGTLHRVIGVVPGRAERTHDALNPLPLDVVIVDETSMVSITLMSWLLEAVADTTRLILIGDPNQLASVEAGAVLADISAAPDLVTSPGGPAVVQLGGSHRNLGDVAQLADSIRDGDADACLALLEQSETCTLIPFTGVESLRDLPALATSLETAARQGLDAALAGDGAGAVRALEKHRLLCAHREGPFGTGHWQQAVRNHLAGRFPGYALEVGAYPGQPLIVTRNSDVVSNGDVAVIVKTGGQLLAAVDRGGHAELLNPLLLDATQELHAMTIHKSQGSQFEQVSVILPPAGSPLLTRELLYTAVTRAESEVWLYGSPEALRKAVETKARRASGLLRTAVPETLG
- a CDS encoding UvrD-helicase domain-containing protein — its product is MIPFDITGPLPDGPMLLEASAGTGKTWTIAGLAVRHIAEAGVPIGQLLLITFSNAAAQELRGRVHSRIVSVAADLSSMLAGEATPADPVSQLLGTDRHARRYLQRLHAALDDFGTAAITTIHSFCQGQLESLGMLGDWDSADQVVADVSTLVRECATDEYLASYLNQPAPPLDARRALLVAATAAPSRLPLASPDQELLDFQARVRERFTRRRRELGLVSFDDLPGRLRELVGSSAAAEQVRTELRRRFPVVLVDEFQDTDPDQWDILRRTFVDADAMITLIGDPKQSIYGFRNADLGSYLEAAKVVRHRATLETNHRSEPGVVAGVAELFGNVSLGSGGIQVTPVRSIRSPEDGVLVLTDAPTARIWLRGHGPGATDNPDRAVAGDVVAHVRSLLAGARIRGKDGERRIGPQDIAVLTRTRDRGLALTADLHAAGLPATWHGPGSALDSPAVADWLAVLAAVAQPTRARILQAALGNLLGLPATDLLTERTETEASQRVHELARCFAAGGVVSLTSELLVGAAPHLAHLSDGERRLADLTQVGELLASSGATSLDSLQAWLSTQAARPAGELTTRLASDQAAVRVCTMHSAKGLEFPIVLLPQVSVTEVNLRGAFPYVDAAHRRVLHVGARPGYRDELALVARQQARAEELRLLYVGLTRARHLAIAWHVMDRRALGGPLTALLCRDRSVPQLNPDYARLPSAFGFDPELVHLSPVTATPWGSDLPVPEPEAPPGSLHTARFTRDIDQQWRRTSYSGLTAGLHEQALDEPEELDLALEADTGPVTASPMNDLPAGARFGTLVHEVLEQADWNHLEHLSQVTESRAPLFGLDTEQAQQLAEALKLVVTTPLGGLCEEALADLPVRDRLAELDFDLPLGDRGRASLVADLAHALSQHLPASDPLAAYPERLVRTEAAQATLKGFLTGSIDAVLKLPTGRFTVVDYKTNRLPTPPGQDLAAEHYSPPAMAEAMMQAHYPLQALLYCAALHRFLAWRLPGYCPEQHLGGVGYLFVRGMAGPRTPVVGGGRCGVFEWFPPATLVVEVSELLGGCHDET